A part of Curtobacterium sp. MCLR17_036 genomic DNA contains:
- the prfA gene encoding peptide chain release factor 1 codes for MFESVAGLLAEHEDLTQQLSDPALHADAARAKKVNRRYAELNQIKSAYEAWQAAGDDLAAAQELAREDEAFADEVPGLEEQLSERQERLRRLLIPRDPDDGRDVIMEIKGGEGGEESALFAADLLRMYSHYAETKGWKVELLERTESDLGGYKDVQVAIKSNATDPSQGVWAHLKYEGGVHRVQRVPQTESQGRIHTSTTGVLVFPEVDEPEEVQINQNDLKIDVYRSSGPGGQSVNTTDSAVRITHLPTGITVAMQNEKSQLQNREAGMRVLRARILARQQEELDAIASDARKSQIRGMDRSERIRTYNFPENRIADHRTGYKAYDLDRVMNGALEPVVQSAIQADEEARLAAIGDQDA; via the coding sequence GTGTTCGAGTCGGTGGCAGGGCTGCTGGCGGAACACGAGGACCTGACACAGCAGCTGTCGGACCCCGCGCTCCACGCCGATGCGGCCCGGGCGAAGAAGGTGAACCGGCGGTACGCCGAGCTCAACCAGATCAAGTCCGCGTACGAGGCCTGGCAGGCGGCGGGGGACGACCTCGCCGCCGCCCAGGAGCTCGCCCGTGAGGACGAGGCGTTCGCCGACGAGGTCCCCGGCCTCGAGGAGCAGCTGTCGGAGCGCCAGGAGCGTCTCCGCCGGCTGCTCATCCCGCGGGACCCCGACGACGGCCGCGACGTCATCATGGAGATCAAGGGCGGCGAGGGCGGCGAGGAGTCGGCGCTCTTCGCGGCCGACCTGCTGCGCATGTACTCGCACTACGCAGAGACGAAGGGCTGGAAGGTCGAGCTCCTCGAGCGCACCGAGTCCGACCTCGGCGGCTACAAGGACGTCCAGGTCGCGATCAAGTCGAACGCGACCGACCCGTCCCAGGGCGTCTGGGCGCACCTGAAGTACGAAGGCGGCGTGCACCGCGTGCAACGCGTGCCGCAGACCGAGTCGCAGGGGCGCATCCACACCTCGACCACCGGCGTGCTGGTGTTCCCCGAGGTGGACGAGCCCGAAGAGGTCCAGATCAACCAGAACGACCTGAAGATCGACGTCTACCGGTCCTCCGGCCCGGGCGGCCAGTCCGTCAACACGACGGACTCCGCGGTCCGCATCACCCACCTGCCCACGGGCATCACGGTGGCGATGCAGAACGAGAAGTCGCAGCTGCAGAACCGCGAGGCCGGCATGCGCGTGCTCCGCGCACGCATCCTCGCGCGCCAGCAGGAGGAGCTCGACGCGATCGCCTCGGACGCGCGCAAGTCGCAGATCCGCGGGATGGACCGTTCGGAGCGCATCCGCACGTACAACTTCCCGGAGAACCGGATCGCGGACCACCGCACCGGCTACAAGGCGTACGACCTGGACCGCGTGATGAACGGTGCGCTCGAGCCCGTCGTCCAGTCCGCCATCCAGGCGGACGAAGAGGCACGTCTGGCCGCCATCGGCGACCAGGACGCGTGA
- a CDS encoding DUF2993 domain-containing protein, which yields MSAATETPRKRRRWPVVLVVVLVVLAGLVVVAEFVLRGVVDRIIAEQVEQALPDGTTGQVDAHADGIVIPQLLRGTLDRVAISSSKLTVDGVPLAAEVTAEDVPVDGKGDVHDVDGHVTLAASSIKDLAKYSPLFDRMTLVDGGVELSGSTAVLGYDITYAARGQVVAQDDGKGVTITPKTVRITNSALGLQLEKIPGVTNVPVQVCTATFLPEALRVRSFDVSQRQATVRITADALPLTEQGLRTVGSCG from the coding sequence ATGTCCGCCGCCACCGAGACCCCCCGGAAGCGCCGTCGCTGGCCCGTCGTCCTCGTCGTGGTGCTCGTCGTGCTCGCCGGACTCGTCGTCGTCGCCGAGTTCGTGCTCCGCGGCGTCGTCGACCGCATCATCGCCGAGCAGGTCGAGCAGGCGCTGCCCGACGGCACGACCGGCCAGGTGGACGCGCACGCCGACGGCATCGTCATCCCGCAGCTCCTCCGCGGCACGCTCGACCGGGTGGCGATCTCGTCGTCGAAGCTCACCGTCGACGGCGTCCCGCTCGCCGCCGAGGTCACCGCCGAGGACGTCCCGGTCGACGGGAAGGGCGACGTGCACGACGTCGACGGACACGTCACGCTCGCGGCGTCGAGCATCAAGGACCTGGCGAAGTACAGCCCGCTGTTCGACCGGATGACCCTGGTGGACGGCGGCGTCGAGCTCTCCGGCTCGACGGCCGTGCTCGGCTACGACATCACCTACGCGGCCCGCGGCCAGGTCGTCGCGCAGGACGACGGCAAGGGCGTGACGATCACGCCGAAGACGGTGCGCATCACGAACTCGGCCCTCGGCCTGCAGCTCGAGAAGATCCCCGGCGTCACGAACGTGCCCGTGCAGGTGTGCACGGCGACGTTCCTGCCGGAGGCGCTCCGCGTCCGCTCCTTCGACGTCTCGCAGCGGCAGGCCACGGTGCGCATCACCGCCGACGCCCTGCCCCTCACCGAGCAGGGACTCCGCACCGTCGGCAGCTGCGGCTGA
- a CDS encoding alanine racemase yields MSENPLAPQRLRFPTDASELVDRIWPASATRTDDGTLVVGGVTATDLVAQFGTPLYVVDERDVQSRAVRVRDAFAEAFGRIGTRAHVYYAGKAFLTTQVVAWMAEAGLRVDVCTGGELAVALAGGIDPARLGFHGNDKSDAEIARAVEVGVGTIVLDSHEEVQRVARAAADAGVVQRVRIRINSGVHASTHDYLATAREDQKFGIPLTEAVTAAEAVRAEPSLAFVGLHSHIGSQIFDESGFREAARRLVDVHATLVASGPVPELNLGGGWGIDYTEADAAFAPEDVAEALATIVAEACAERDVPVPEIAVEPGRYIVGPAGITLYSVGTIKPVTLELEPPVSDGTEQVLATEDHALAADAPTAHAATRTYVSVDGGMSDNARPALYGADYTARLARTSEAPAVLTRVVGKHCESGDVVVQDEYLPGDVQRGDLLAVAATGAYCWALSSNYNHVGRPPVVAVADGTARILVRGESIDDLLARDTGVVPVPLDGSGH; encoded by the coding sequence GTGAGCGAGAACCCCCTTGCCCCGCAGCGACTGCGGTTCCCGACGGACGCCTCCGAACTGGTGGACCGCATCTGGCCAGCGTCCGCGACGCGGACGGACGACGGCACGCTGGTCGTGGGCGGTGTCACCGCGACGGACCTCGTCGCGCAGTTCGGTACGCCGCTCTACGTGGTCGACGAGCGCGACGTGCAGTCCCGCGCCGTGCGGGTCCGCGACGCCTTCGCCGAGGCGTTCGGCCGGATCGGCACGCGGGCGCACGTCTACTACGCCGGCAAGGCGTTCCTGACGACGCAGGTCGTGGCGTGGATGGCCGAGGCGGGCCTGCGCGTCGACGTCTGCACCGGTGGCGAGCTCGCGGTCGCCCTGGCCGGCGGCATCGACCCGGCGAGGCTCGGGTTCCACGGCAACGACAAGTCGGACGCCGAGATCGCCCGTGCGGTCGAGGTCGGTGTCGGCACCATCGTGCTCGACAGCCACGAGGAAGTGCAGCGCGTCGCCCGCGCCGCCGCCGACGCCGGGGTCGTGCAGCGCGTCCGCATCCGGATCAACAGCGGGGTGCACGCCTCGACCCACGACTACCTGGCCACGGCGCGCGAGGACCAGAAGTTCGGCATCCCGCTGACCGAGGCCGTCACCGCTGCCGAGGCCGTCCGTGCCGAGCCCTCGCTCGCGTTCGTCGGCCTGCACTCGCACATCGGGTCGCAGATCTTCGACGAGTCGGGCTTCCGCGAGGCCGCTCGGCGCCTCGTGGACGTGCACGCCACCCTGGTCGCGTCCGGCCCGGTGCCGGAGCTCAACCTCGGCGGTGGCTGGGGCATCGACTACACCGAGGCCGACGCGGCCTTCGCGCCGGAGGACGTCGCCGAGGCACTCGCCACGATCGTCGCCGAGGCGTGCGCCGAGCGCGACGTCCCGGTGCCGGAGATCGCGGTCGAACCCGGCCGCTACATCGTCGGCCCGGCCGGCATCACGCTGTACTCCGTCGGCACGATCAAGCCCGTGACGCTGGAGCTCGAGCCGCCCGTGTCCGACGGGACCGAGCAGGTGCTCGCGACCGAGGACCACGCCCTCGCCGCCGACGCGCCGACCGCCCACGCCGCGACCCGCACCTACGTGTCCGTCGACGGCGGGATGAGCGACAACGCCCGCCCCGCCCTGTACGGCGCCGACTACACGGCCCGGCTGGCCCGGACGTCCGAGGCGCCGGCGGTGCTCACCCGGGTCGTCGGCAAGCACTGCGAGAGCGGTGACGTCGTGGTGCAGGACGAGTACCTGCCCGGCGACGTGCAGCGCGGCGACCTGCTCGCCGTCGCCGCCACCGGTGCGTACTGCTGGGCGCTCTCGAGCAACTACAACCACGTCGGACGCCCGCCGGTCGTCGCGGTCGCCGACGGCACAGCCCGTATCCTCGTGCGGGGCGAGTCGATCGACGACCTCCTCGCCCGTGACACCGGGGTCGTGCCCGTGCCCCTCGACGGCAGCGGCCACTGA
- a CDS encoding homoserine dehydrogenase: MIEYRNVRVALLGAGSVGSQVARLLLEHGDELASRAGAGLELVGIAVRDVDAARDVDLPKDLFTTDAESLILGADIVVELIGGIEPARTLVLQALQSGADVVTGNKALLATHGPELFAAAEQVGAQLYYEAAVAGAIPIIRPLHDSLAGDRIERIMGIVNGTTNFILDLMDREGATFEDALATATELGYAEADPTADVEGYDAAQKAAILASLAFHTSVPLAAVHREGITHVTIDQVRAARKAGYVVKILATAERLTDADGREGVSARVYPALVPESHPLASVHGAKNAVFVEAEAAGDLMFYGAGAGGVETASAVLGDLVSAARRHVIGGPGVAESTQSALPVFPIGTVRTRYQIALQVADAPGVLSTVAGVLAKHGVSVETVEQTTEGAAEQTAALVIGTHLARESDLADTVAALRGEDVVLDVTSVLRFVGA; encoded by the coding sequence ATGATCGAATACCGCAACGTCCGCGTCGCGCTGCTCGGGGCCGGCTCGGTCGGATCCCAGGTCGCGCGGCTCCTCCTCGAGCACGGCGACGAGCTCGCCTCACGCGCGGGTGCCGGGCTCGAGCTCGTCGGGATCGCCGTGCGGGACGTCGACGCCGCGCGCGACGTCGACCTGCCGAAGGACCTCTTCACCACCGACGCCGAGTCGCTCATCCTCGGCGCCGACATCGTGGTGGAGCTCATCGGCGGCATCGAGCCGGCGCGCACGCTCGTCCTGCAGGCGCTGCAGTCCGGGGCCGACGTCGTCACCGGCAACAAGGCGCTCCTCGCGACCCACGGTCCGGAGTTGTTCGCCGCGGCCGAGCAGGTCGGCGCGCAGCTGTACTACGAGGCGGCCGTCGCCGGGGCGATCCCGATCATCCGTCCGCTGCACGACTCGCTCGCGGGCGACCGCATCGAGCGGATCATGGGCATCGTCAACGGCACCACGAACTTCATCCTCGACCTGATGGACCGCGAGGGCGCCACGTTCGAGGACGCCCTGGCCACCGCGACCGAGCTCGGGTACGCCGAGGCCGACCCGACGGCCGACGTCGAGGGCTACGACGCCGCGCAGAAGGCCGCGATCCTGGCGTCGCTGGCGTTCCACACCTCGGTGCCGCTCGCCGCCGTGCACCGCGAGGGCATCACCCACGTGACCATCGACCAGGTCCGCGCCGCCCGCAAGGCCGGCTACGTCGTGAAGATCCTCGCGACCGCGGAGCGCCTGACCGACGCGGACGGCCGCGAGGGCGTCAGCGCCCGCGTCTACCCCGCGCTCGTCCCCGAGTCGCACCCGCTCGCGAGCGTGCACGGCGCGAAGAACGCCGTCTTCGTCGAGGCCGAGGCCGCCGGCGACCTCATGTTCTACGGCGCCGGTGCCGGCGGCGTCGAGACGGCCTCGGCCGTGCTCGGCGACCTCGTTTCCGCCGCCCGTCGGCACGTCATCGGCGGCCCCGGCGTCGCCGAGTCGACGCAGTCTGCGCTGCCGGTCTTCCCGATCGGCACGGTGCGCACCCGCTACCAGATCGCCCTGCAGGTCGCCGACGCCCCCGGCGTGCTGTCGACCGTCGCCGGGGTGCTCGCGAAGCACGGCGTGAGCGTCGAGACCGTCGAGCAGACCACCGAGGGTGCCGCGGAGCAGACCGCCGCGCTCGTCATCGGGACCCACCTGGCACGCGAGTCGGACCTGGCGGACACCGTCGCGGCCCTCCGCGGCGAGGACGTCGTCCTGGACGTGACCAGTGTCCTGCGCTTCGTCGGCGCCTGA
- the thrB gene encoding homoserine kinase: protein MPAGRAVRVRVPATSANLGPGFDSLGLALSLYDEVTVRVRREPGSTVTVEGVGAGEVPTDDTNLVVRAVRRGLEHAGVPQPGLALHGTNAIPHGRGLGSSAAAIVAGLMAARGLLEGVVDLDASTLLALATEMEGHPDNVAPALFGGLTIAWMTADGPAYKRLLVHRGVAPVVFVPTSTLSTKLARSLQPEHVPHADAAFNVSRSALLVAALIQSPELLLAATEDRLHQSYRASAMPETDVLIGLLRQHGLAAVVSGAGPSLLVLGSDPAQRLTAADLVDRHAQSDWRALMLAVDLGGATVGAHSALEAEPA from the coding sequence GTGCCCGCCGGGCGCGCGGTCCGCGTGCGCGTGCCGGCGACCTCGGCGAACCTCGGCCCGGGGTTCGACTCGCTCGGGCTCGCGTTGTCGCTGTACGACGAGGTCACGGTCCGCGTGCGGCGCGAGCCCGGATCGACCGTCACGGTCGAGGGGGTCGGCGCCGGCGAGGTCCCGACGGACGACACGAACCTCGTCGTCCGCGCCGTGCGCCGCGGCCTCGAGCACGCGGGCGTGCCGCAGCCCGGCCTCGCGCTGCACGGGACGAACGCGATCCCGCACGGCCGCGGCCTCGGGTCGTCGGCCGCGGCGATCGTCGCCGGGCTGATGGCGGCCCGCGGACTCCTCGAGGGCGTCGTCGACCTCGACGCGTCGACGCTGCTCGCCCTCGCCACCGAGATGGAGGGGCACCCCGACAACGTCGCGCCCGCGCTCTTCGGCGGGCTCACGATCGCGTGGATGACCGCCGACGGGCCGGCGTACAAGCGGCTCCTCGTGCACCGCGGTGTCGCGCCGGTGGTGTTCGTGCCGACGTCGACCCTGTCGACGAAGCTCGCACGGTCCCTGCAGCCGGAGCACGTCCCGCACGCCGACGCCGCGTTCAACGTCTCGCGCTCGGCGCTGCTCGTCGCGGCGCTCATCCAGAGCCCGGAGCTGCTGCTCGCCGCCACCGAGGACCGACTGCACCAGTCGTACCGGGCGAGCGCGATGCCGGAGACCGACGTGCTCATCGGGTTGCTGCGGCAGCACGGTCTCGCCGCCGTGGTCTCCGGTGCCGGCCCGAGCCTGCTCGTGCTCGGCAGCGACCCGGCGCAGCGCCTGACGGCCGCCGACCTGGTCGACCGACACGCGCAGAGCGACTGGCGGGCGCTCATGCTGGCCGTCGATCTGGGTGGTGCTACAGTGGGGGCGCACTCGGCGCTCGAAGCCGAACCCGCGTAA
- the thrC gene encoding threonine synthase: MAHQWQGVLREYADRLDVTAATPIVTLGEGGTPLIPARRLSERTGAQVYVKFEGMNPTGSFKDRGMTMAISKAVEHGAKAVICASTGNTSASAAAYATHAGITAAVLVPEGKIAMGKLSQAVAHDAQLLQVQGNFDDCLDIARDLAANYPVHLVNSVNNDRIEGQKTAAFEVVDVLGDAPDFHFLPVGNAGNYTAYSRGYREDVAAGRSTKLPRMFGFQAAGSAPIVRGEVVKNPDTIASAIRIGNPASWKYALEARDETDGYFGAISDEAILAAHHILSAEVGVFVEPASAIGVAGLLERADAGAVPKGATVVITVTGHGLKDPQWALRTQDGGEVTPTSVPVDTKSIADVLGLVSEQ; encoded by the coding sequence ATGGCCCACCAGTGGCAGGGTGTCCTGCGCGAGTACGCCGACCGACTCGACGTGACGGCGGCGACGCCGATCGTCACGCTCGGCGAGGGCGGCACGCCCCTCATCCCGGCCCGTCGACTGTCCGAGCGCACCGGCGCCCAGGTCTACGTCAAGTTCGAGGGCATGAACCCGACCGGGTCCTTCAAGGACCGCGGCATGACGATGGCGATCTCGAAGGCCGTCGAGCACGGCGCGAAGGCCGTCATCTGTGCCTCGACGGGCAACACGAGCGCCTCGGCCGCCGCGTACGCGACCCACGCCGGCATCACCGCAGCGGTGCTCGTACCGGAGGGCAAGATCGCCATGGGCAAGCTCAGCCAGGCCGTCGCCCACGATGCTCAGCTGCTGCAGGTGCAGGGCAACTTCGACGACTGCCTCGACATCGCCCGCGACCTGGCGGCCAACTACCCGGTGCACCTCGTCAACTCGGTCAACAACGACCGCATCGAGGGGCAGAAGACCGCCGCGTTCGAGGTCGTCGACGTGCTCGGCGACGCGCCGGACTTCCACTTCCTGCCCGTCGGCAACGCGGGCAACTACACCGCGTACTCGCGCGGCTACCGCGAGGACGTCGCTGCCGGCCGCAGCACGAAGCTGCCCCGCATGTTCGGGTTCCAGGCCGCCGGCTCCGCCCCGATCGTCCGCGGCGAGGTCGTCAAGAACCCGGACACCATCGCGTCGGCGATCCGCATCGGCAACCCGGCGTCGTGGAAGTACGCGCTCGAGGCCCGCGACGAGACCGACGGCTACTTCGGTGCGATCTCCGACGAGGCGATCCTCGCGGCGCACCACATCCTGTCCGCCGAGGTCGGCGTCTTCGTCGAGCCGGCCTCGGCCATCGGTGTCGCCGGGCTGCTCGAGCGCGCCGACGCGGGCGCGGTGCCGAAGGGCGCCACGGTCGTCATCACGGTGACCGGCCACGGTCTGAAGGACCCGCAGTGGGCACTCCGCACGCAGGACGGCGGCGAGGTCACCCCGACGAGCGTGCCGGTCGACACGAAGTCGATCGCCGACGTGCTCGGACTGGTCAGCGAGCAGTGA
- the rho gene encoding transcription termination factor Rho, producing the protein MTDNNSAQVEIPADLRALRLPELQRIASSLGITGLSKLRKGDLIASIEDKRPVADETPAAPATTQPTLPEPTADATPAASTPATDAPVADTTDAPAADAPAAPSRARRSRRASSGGTVNAAPTSAAEHTNHAHTGTEDLLAGLDQVRAEKDAQEAAQAGGQRRGRGQRGADQQGQAAAQPEQQGQQSPTSADQAEQSGAETGDQQDQNGEQQDQNGEQGEGGQRRGRRSRGRGRGRGQNAENGEQQNADQGAGQQNGAQQNGGQQNGGQQKQDDRAEQQKQGNAQQKQGDAKQGDAKQDDRAEQQKQGNAQQKQAQQKQAQQNADETEGGRSRRQRDRKRGRGGQNDDFEPEVTEDDVLIPIAGILDVLDNYAFVRTTGYLPGPSDVYVSLGQVKKYHLRKGDAVVGSIKQPRDGEQQSRQKYNALVTVDSINGQTTDEAAARVDFSDLTPLYPNERLRLETEPGKLSTRIIDLVSPIGKGQRGLIVSPPKAGKTVVLQAIANAVAKNNPEAHLMVVLVDERPEEVTDMQRTVKGEVIASTFDRPAEDHTTVAELAIERAKRLVELGHDVVLLLDSITRLGRAYNLSTPPSGRVLSGGVDSAALYPPKRFFGAARNIEDGGSLTILATALVETGSKMDEVIFEEFKGTGNMELRLNRHLADKRIFPAVDVNASGTRREEQLLSADEVTITWRLRRALAGLDPQQALEIVLRNLKETQSNVEFLVQVQKSVPTTGGAHHNGHQE; encoded by the coding sequence GTGACCGACAACAACTCCGCCCAGGTGGAGATCCCCGCCGACCTGCGCGCCCTCCGGCTCCCGGAGCTCCAGCGCATCGCCTCCTCGCTCGGCATCACCGGGCTCTCGAAGCTCCGCAAGGGCGACCTCATCGCCTCGATCGAGGACAAGCGCCCCGTCGCCGACGAGACCCCGGCCGCCCCGGCGACCACGCAGCCGACGCTGCCCGAGCCGACCGCCGACGCGACCCCCGCCGCGTCGACCCCGGCCACCGACGCGCCCGTCGCCGACACCACCGACGCTCCCGCCGCCGACGCCCCGGCCGCGCCGTCACGTGCCCGTCGCTCGCGCCGTGCCTCGTCGGGCGGCACCGTGAACGCCGCGCCGACCTCGGCCGCCGAGCACACGAACCACGCGCACACCGGCACCGAGGACCTGCTCGCGGGCCTCGACCAGGTGCGCGCCGAGAAGGACGCACAGGAAGCAGCGCAGGCCGGTGGCCAGCGCCGCGGGCGCGGGCAGCGCGGTGCCGACCAGCAGGGCCAGGCAGCAGCCCAGCCGGAGCAGCAGGGCCAGCAGTCGCCGACGTCGGCGGACCAGGCGGAGCAGTCCGGCGCCGAGACCGGCGACCAGCAGGACCAGAACGGCGAGCAGCAGGACCAGAACGGCGAGCAGGGCGAGGGCGGCCAGCGCCGCGGTCGTCGCAGCCGCGGACGCGGTCGCGGCCGTGGGCAGAACGCCGAGAACGGCGAGCAGCAGAACGCCGACCAGGGCGCCGGCCAGCAGAACGGCGCGCAGCAGAACGGCGGCCAGCAGAACGGTGGCCAGCAGAAGCAGGACGACCGCGCGGAGCAGCAGAAGCAGGGCAACGCCCAGCAGAAGCAGGGTGACGCGAAGCAGGGCGACGCCAAGCAGGACGACCGTGCCGAGCAGCAGAAGCAGGGCAACGCCCAGCAGAAGCAGGCCCAGCAGAAGCAGGCCCAGCAGAACGCCGACGAGACCGAGGGCGGCCGCAGCCGTCGCCAGCGTGACCGCAAGCGCGGCCGTGGCGGCCAGAACGACGACTTCGAGCCCGAGGTCACCGAGGACGACGTCCTGATCCCGATCGCGGGCATCCTCGACGTCCTCGACAACTACGCCTTCGTGCGCACCACCGGCTACCTGCCCGGCCCGAGCGACGTCTACGTCTCCCTCGGCCAGGTGAAGAAGTACCACCTGCGCAAGGGCGACGCGGTCGTCGGCTCGATCAAGCAGCCGCGCGACGGCGAGCAGCAGAGCCGCCAGAAGTACAACGCGCTCGTCACCGTCGACTCGATCAACGGTCAGACCACCGACGAGGCGGCGGCCCGGGTCGACTTCTCCGACCTCACCCCGCTGTACCCGAACGAGCGCCTGCGCCTCGAGACCGAGCCCGGCAAGCTGTCGACCCGCATCATCGACCTCGTGTCGCCGATCGGCAAGGGCCAGCGCGGTCTCATCGTGTCCCCGCCGAAGGCCGGCAAGACCGTCGTGCTGCAGGCCATCGCGAACGCCGTCGCCAAGAACAACCCCGAGGCGCACCTCATGGTCGTCCTCGTCGACGAGCGGCCCGAAGAGGTCACCGACATGCAGCGCACGGTGAAGGGCGAGGTCATCGCCTCGACCTTCGACCGTCCCGCCGAGGACCACACCACCGTCGCCGAGCTCGCCATCGAGCGTGCGAAGCGCCTGGTGGAGCTGGGCCACGACGTCGTGCTGCTGCTCGACTCGATCACCCGCCTGGGCCGTGCGTACAACCTGTCGACCCCGCCGTCGGGCCGCGTGCTCTCCGGTGGCGTCGACTCGGCGGCGCTGTACCCGCCGAAGCGCTTCTTCGGCGCCGCGCGCAACATCGAGGACGGCGGCTCGCTGACCATCCTCGCGACCGCGCTCGTCGAGACCGGCTCCAAGATGGACGAGGTCATCTTCGAGGAGTTCAAGGGCACCGGCAACATGGAGCTCCGCCTGAACCGGCACCTCGCCGACAAGCGGATCTTCCCCGCCGTCGACGTGAACGCCTCGGGCACCCGTCGCGAGGAGCAGCTGCTCTCCGCCGACGAGGTCACGATCACGTGGCGTCTGCGCCGCGCCCTCGCCGGGCTCGACCCGCAGCAGGCCCTCGAGATCGTGCTGCGGAACCTCAAGGAGACGCAGTCGAACGTCGAGTTCCTGGTGCAGGTGCAGAAGTCGGTCCCCACGACCGGCGGCGCCCACCACAACGGTCACCAGGAGTAA